One window of Thermodesulfovibrionales bacterium genomic DNA carries:
- a CDS encoding PIG-L family deacetylase: MDSHFPECNNLLILAPHPDDEALGCSGTIMLLNRKGASSTVVFLTDGERLNGEPSATVGEKRREEGRRASKMLGCEEPVFLGFPDGEVGSHADGISRELSGLIAEKEPDIILAPSPLDFHQDHIAASKIALGLLEGRSGFKLAFYEVYSTVRFTHLIDIVSVVAEKEKAILNYHTSLYNKPELYVHAIFGLNAQRSIFTQSRGYYEAFWLIEKPLRKEE, translated from the coding sequence ATGGATTCACATTTCCCTGAATGCAACAATCTTCTCATCCTTGCGCCCCATCCCGACGATGAGGCCCTGGGTTGTTCAGGGACTATCATGCTCCTGAACAGGAAAGGGGCATCGTCTACCGTAGTGTTTCTCACCGACGGGGAAAGACTGAACGGAGAACCTTCTGCCACGGTTGGGGAAAAACGAAGGGAAGAGGGACGTAGGGCATCGAAGATGCTCGGGTGCGAAGAACCGGTATTTCTTGGTTTCCCCGATGGTGAGGTCGGCAGCCATGCCGATGGGATCTCCCGGGAGCTCTCCGGCCTGATCGCTGAAAAAGAACCCGACATCATCCTCGCACCCTCGCCTCTTGACTTCCATCAGGACCATATCGCAGCATCGAAGATCGCCCTCGGTCTTCTTGAAGGTCGCAGTGGTTTCAAACTGGCATTTTATGAGGTCTATTCGACGGTAAGGTTTACGCACCTTATTGATATTGTCTCCGTTGTCGCTGAGAAAGAAAAGGCCATCCTCAATTATCATACAAGCCTTTACAATAAGCCGGAACTTTACGTGCACGCCATCTTCGGACTGAACGCCCAAAGGTCTATCTTCACGCAGAGCAGGGGCTACTATGAAGCCTTCTGGCTGATAGAAAAGCCGCTGAGAAAAGAAGAGAT
- a CDS encoding ABC transporter permease has translation MFARFSKEILRSPVEIIRNLYTYRHILSQMVIREIKGRFVGSVGGLFWHFIHPVVMMVIYLFVFVYIFKLRVGTGGGAGASAIYLLAGLFPWIILAEGLLRGTSSLIENANLIQKTSFPTEILTTKAVLAPLLSYGIAIILLMAYKSITSGFYTIFLVLPLILLLQVFFTLGISFISATMTVFFRDVMQLVQLGISFWIYVTPILYPVSMLPPWAQQAMYINPLYPFMSVYQSLLLQGTTGASHMFLLSSAWALIFFIFGSFIFGKLKNEFADWL, from the coding sequence ATGTTTGCACGCTTCTCAAAAGAGATACTTCGTTCGCCTGTTGAGATCATCAGAAACCTCTACACATACCGGCATATCCTCTCCCAGATGGTGATACGGGAGATTAAGGGCAGATTCGTGGGATCTGTTGGTGGACTTTTCTGGCATTTCATCCATCCCGTCGTCATGATGGTTATCTACCTCTTCGTATTTGTCTATATCTTCAAGCTTAGAGTCGGCACAGGCGGAGGCGCCGGGGCTTCGGCAATCTACCTCCTTGCCGGCCTCTTCCCATGGATCATTCTTGCCGAAGGGCTGTTACGGGGGACTTCTTCTCTCATAGAGAATGCGAACCTCATCCAGAAGACCTCCTTCCCAACGGAAATTCTGACGACGAAGGCCGTACTCGCGCCTCTCTTGAGTTACGGGATTGCGATTATCCTGCTCATGGCCTATAAGAGTATCACGAGCGGGTTTTATACGATCTTTCTTGTCCTCCCTCTCATCCTGCTTCTCCAGGTCTTCTTTACCCTGGGGATATCCTTTATCAGCGCGACCATGACAGTTTTCTTCAGGGATGTTATGCAGCTTGTGCAGCTCGGCATCAGTTTCTGGATTTATGTAACGCCCATACTCTATCCCGTGAGCATGCTGCCTCCATGGGCCCAACAGGCCATGTATATCAATCCCCTCTATCCTTTTATGTCGGTTTATCAGTCCCTGCTCCTTCAGGGGACCACGGGAGCATCGCATATGTTCCTCCTCTCTTCTGCCTGGGCCCTGATCTTCTTTATTTTCGGCTCCTTCATCTTCGGCAAACTGAAGAACGAATTTGCAGACTGGCTATGA
- a CDS encoding class I SAM-dependent methyltransferase: MSSPIASDKKGPVRTFLIRLHQLLSHNRRVDILAQRIHALINEKFGDSREIRCLDVGCGDMKISQGINRLNARTLWHCIDLYDLPPDLEESREWMRYQKYDGERIPFGDKSIDVVFFCDVLHHVKGDIPSLLKEASRVGSAILIKDHFEQSLYSRRVLQAMDFFGNWSYGVALPEHYFTRETFDELYRSCGLTLRKIETRIDLYNHLPIIRYLLKPEWHFIALLES; encoded by the coding sequence ATGAGTTCCCCGATCGCCTCGGATAAAAAGGGCCCCGTCAGGACCTTTCTGATCAGGCTTCACCAGCTGCTTTCACACAACCGTCGGGTCGACATTCTTGCTCAGAGGATTCATGCCCTCATAAACGAAAAGTTCGGAGACTCAAGGGAGATCAGATGTCTCGATGTGGGCTGCGGGGACATGAAGATTTCCCAGGGGATCAATAGACTCAATGCGAGGACACTATGGCATTGCATAGACCTTTACGACCTGCCGCCCGATCTGGAGGAGAGCAGGGAGTGGATGAGGTATCAAAAGTACGACGGTGAGCGTATCCCCTTTGGCGACAAGTCAATAGACGTTGTTTTCTTTTGTGATGTACTCCACCACGTCAAGGGCGACATTCCCTCCTTGTTGAAGGAAGCCTCGCGAGTCGGCAGTGCGATTCTTATCAAAGACCACTTCGAGCAGTCCCTCTACTCGAGGAGGGTGCTGCAGGCGATGGATTTCTTCGGCAACTGGAGTTACGGAGTGGCACTGCCTGAGCATTATTTCACTCGCGAGACCTTTGATGAACTTTACCGCTCGTGCGGCCTGACATTAAGGAAGATCGAGACCCGAATCGATCTCTATAACCACCTTCCGATCATACGATATCTCCTGAAACCGGAGTGGCACTTTATAGCTCTTTTGGAGTCTTAA
- a CDS encoding glycosyltransferase family 2 protein — protein sequence MKELTILMPCLNEAETIGMCIKRAEKLLEENRLEGEILVSDNGSSDSSREIALSLGARVIQCATKGYGAALQFGIENAEGDFVLMGDSDDSYHFDEGMPMIERLRNGYDVCMGTRLKGRIMPKAMPDLNRYIGNPLLTFIGRLFFDISLSDFHCGMRAFRRDKILSLNIVTTGMEWASEMIIKASLAGLRMTEVPITLYKDGRARRPHLRRWRDGWRHLRFMLLHSPKWLFFVPGFILFFMGLLGEAVLTQGTLHIGRAELDVHSLLVMAFVLLAGAQMVFTGIFAKLYSFISGILPYDERFDRLVRRLTLERLLVASTATGVLGTAGFLYTLWEWYNSGFSGLDYRTTMRHLVPSLTMVALSVQGIYNGFMLSVLFLKTKGTRQTLPEENEFPDRLG from the coding sequence ATGAAAGAATTGACCATTCTGATGCCGTGCCTGAACGAGGCAGAGACAATCGGCATGTGTATAAAGCGGGCCGAAAAGCTCCTCGAGGAAAATCGCCTGGAGGGAGAGATCCTCGTTTCGGACAACGGATCGAGTGATAGCAGCCGGGAGATAGCCCTCTCTCTGGGCGCTCGAGTAATACAGTGTGCGACCAAGGGGTATGGAGCGGCCCTTCAGTTCGGCATCGAGAACGCTGAAGGAGACTTCGTCCTGATGGGCGACAGCGATGACAGCTACCATTTCGACGAGGGCATGCCGATGATCGAGAGGCTGCGCAACGGCTATGATGTCTGCATGGGCACGAGACTGAAAGGCAGGATTATGCCCAAGGCTATGCCCGATCTCAACAGGTATATAGGGAATCCACTGCTTACGTTCATCGGCAGGCTCTTCTTCGATATCTCCCTGAGCGACTTTCATTGCGGCATGCGGGCCTTCAGAAGGGACAAGATACTCTCTCTGAATATCGTGACGACGGGGATGGAGTGGGCCTCGGAAATGATCATCAAGGCGAGCCTGGCCGGACTAAGGATGACGGAAGTTCCCATAACGCTTTACAAAGACGGCAGGGCGAGGAGGCCTCATCTGAGGCGTTGGCGCGACGGGTGGAGGCACCTCCGGTTCATGCTGCTCCATTCGCCGAAATGGCTTTTTTTTGTGCCGGGTTTCATTCTTTTCTTTATGGGTCTGCTGGGAGAGGCGGTCCTGACCCAGGGGACACTCCATATTGGAAGGGCCGAACTGGACGTACACTCCCTTCTCGTCATGGCTTTTGTGCTCCTCGCCGGAGCGCAAATGGTCTTTACGGGCATATTCGCAAAGCTGTACTCTTTCATCTCTGGCATCCTGCCCTATGACGAGCGTTTCGACAGGCTTGTGAGACGACTGACCCTCGAACGACTTCTTGTGGCATCGACGGCTACGGGCGTCCTGGGGACAGCGGGGTTCCTCTACACGCTCTGGGAATGGTACAACAGTGGTTTCTCAGGACTTGACTACCGGACGACGATGCGACACCTGGTCCCTTCCCTCACGATGGTTGCCCTGTCGGTGCAAGGGATATACAACGGATTCATGCTTTCTGTCTTGTTTTTGAAGACGAAGGGCACGAGGCAGACGCTGCCGGAAGAAAATGAGTTCCCCGATCGCCTCGGATAA
- a CDS encoding DUF2142 domain-containing protein: MLTSETGLSHTMLKKTCLSLTPEKVFLLLGITYGILFLFVVPPFVVPDEPNHFYRAYQMSEGRFVAEKRLPAVLNPDQRAERQRDAREMRSLFMKAEVEAVMKKFYSLKDIGGIGGLLPESLLSTTNAFLRLLHPQNTQDPRDMLLLLTLPLDKNKRTFLHFPNTAVYSPVPYLPQAFGIAIGRISGLSPLALMYLGRISNFLAWLLLMYLSIKCMPIGKWALFLLSLSPVTLCEATSLSADGFTVGIAFLTTSLFVRTAFDGSETRAKVSLIFAASLVLALSKQAYFLMPLLFLLIPLEKIGSWKRYLVTFLLLIILSFSVVMIWTWKADIHEDIYTIYGFLLPDLSAKKQMSFILKQPLEYCRILSKTFMQNGGTYMKSFIGSESELLAVCYFVMLLLAMRSEASERIVISLKQRIVIFAVLCLNVLVVVTLAYIGWTSVGNETISGVQGRYFIPLSPLLAILLYRRKGFFPVNRTLLGLTAAVFSACSLSLTLYAVLKRFYV; this comes from the coding sequence ATGCTCACGAGTGAAACCGGTTTGTCCCATACTATGCTGAAGAAAACATGCCTGTCTCTGACTCCGGAAAAGGTCTTCCTCCTTTTGGGCATCACCTATGGAATACTGTTCTTGTTTGTAGTCCCGCCGTTTGTGGTCCCTGACGAGCCCAACCATTTTTATCGTGCCTATCAGATGTCCGAGGGCCGTTTCGTTGCGGAAAAGCGACTTCCCGCTGTCCTCAACCCCGATCAGCGGGCTGAGAGACAAAGGGATGCCAGGGAAATGAGAAGCTTGTTCATGAAGGCAGAAGTAGAAGCGGTGATGAAGAAGTTTTACAGTCTGAAAGATATAGGGGGCATTGGCGGCTTGTTGCCGGAAAGTCTGCTAAGTACCACAAACGCGTTCCTGAGACTCTTACATCCACAAAACACGCAGGACCCTCGGGACATGCTTCTACTCCTTACACTCCCTCTCGACAAGAATAAGAGGACCTTCCTCCATTTCCCGAACACGGCAGTATACTCACCGGTACCCTACCTCCCTCAGGCCTTCGGAATTGCCATCGGAAGGATCTCAGGTCTTTCTCCCCTTGCGCTCATGTATCTCGGAAGAATATCCAACTTCTTGGCATGGCTCCTTCTCATGTACCTTTCAATCAAGTGCATGCCTATCGGCAAGTGGGCGCTTTTCTTGCTCTCCCTATCTCCTGTCACTCTCTGCGAGGCGACTTCATTGTCGGCAGACGGCTTTACCGTTGGTATCGCTTTTTTGACGACCTCTCTTTTCGTGAGAACTGCCTTTGATGGGTCAGAGACCCGCGCAAAGGTGTCCCTGATCTTCGCGGCCTCTCTGGTACTTGCACTCTCAAAACAGGCCTATTTCCTCATGCCTCTCCTTTTCCTGCTCATCCCGTTGGAGAAGATCGGGTCATGGAAGAGATACCTTGTGACCTTCCTGCTCCTGATCATTCTGAGCTTTTCCGTTGTAATGATATGGACCTGGAAGGCGGACATTCATGAGGACATCTATACAATATATGGCTTTCTTCTGCCTGATCTGTCGGCCAAGAAACAAATGTCTTTTATTCTTAAGCAGCCCCTCGAATATTGTAGAATACTATCGAAAACCTTCATGCAGAACGGCGGAACGTATATGAAATCCTTTATCGGCTCTGAGTCCGAATTGCTGGCAGTCTGTTATTTTGTCATGCTGCTTCTTGCCATGCGGTCGGAGGCTTCGGAAAGGATCGTAATCTCTCTGAAGCAGAGGATCGTAATTTTTGCGGTTTTGTGCCTCAACGTACTGGTCGTCGTGACGTTGGCTTACATAGGATGGACCTCGGTGGGAAACGAAACGATTAGCGGTGTCCAGGGCAGATACTTCATCCCCCTGTCTCCCCTTCTCGCCATCCTGCTTTACAGGAGGAAGGGCTTCTTCCCCGTGAACAGGACCCTCCTTGGCCTGACTGCCGCCGTCTTTTCGGCATGTTCGCTATCATTGACACTGTACGCCGTTCTTAAGAGGTTCTATGTCTGA
- a CDS encoding ABC transporter ATP-binding protein produces MIALETRNLTKSYRIYQSPADRLKEIISRRPHHTVFEALDGISFTVLQGETLGIIGENGAGKSTLLKVLARTLKPTSGSLTVNGRTAALLELGAGFNPELTGEENIYLNAYLMGLSKAEIDAKKEEIVDFSELSDFMRRPVKTYSSGMYMRLAFSIATCVDPDILIVDEALSVGDQSFQKKCIDRMMEFKKQGKTILFCSHAMYLVQELCSKSLWLHHGKIAEIGKTAKVINAYNDWMREKDAGMTSAKREIPGQELKQPEQKTVWLESVDLTDGDGREVDVIKTGQEICLRMVIGVADGHSPNRGYVGFGLNRNDEEPIFGATTKIDGYEAVTFRNGQEVCLRFPSFSLLSGHYYFLGVLMDDHALHLYDIKRTKMLHVENFKGEFGIVTIGHSWEFPRLDLADSDRK; encoded by the coding sequence GTGATAGCGCTTGAGACAAGAAACCTTACCAAGAGTTACCGGATCTATCAATCTCCCGCAGACAGGTTGAAAGAGATCATTTCGAGAAGACCTCACCATACTGTTTTTGAGGCCCTCGATGGTATTAGTTTCACCGTTCTTCAGGGAGAGACGCTTGGGATCATCGGGGAGAATGGGGCGGGGAAGAGCACACTCCTCAAGGTCCTTGCCAGGACACTGAAGCCGACCTCAGGAAGCCTCACGGTGAACGGAAGGACAGCCGCCCTCCTTGAACTCGGTGCAGGCTTCAATCCCGAACTCACCGGCGAGGAGAACATCTACCTCAATGCCTATCTTATGGGCCTGTCGAAGGCTGAAATAGATGCCAAGAAAGAGGAGATCGTTGATTTCTCGGAGCTCAGCGATTTTATGAGGAGGCCGGTCAAGACCTACTCGTCAGGAATGTACATGAGACTTGCCTTCTCGATAGCGACCTGCGTTGACCCGGATATCCTCATTGTAGATGAGGCCCTGTCCGTGGGTGATCAAAGCTTTCAGAAAAAGTGTATTGATCGGATGATGGAATTCAAGAAACAGGGAAAGACAATTCTTTTCTGCAGCCACGCCATGTATCTTGTCCAGGAACTCTGCAGCAAATCTCTGTGGCTCCATCACGGGAAGATCGCGGAGATCGGCAAGACCGCCAAGGTTATCAATGCCTATAATGACTGGATGAGGGAGAAGGATGCAGGAATGACGAGCGCCAAGAGGGAAATTCCGGGCCAGGAGCTGAAGCAGCCGGAACAAAAAACGGTGTGGCTCGAATCCGTTGATCTCACTGACGGAGATGGCCGCGAGGTTGATGTCATCAAGACGGGTCAGGAGATCTGTCTGCGAATGGTTATCGGTGTTGCGGATGGCCATTCACCCAACAGGGGATATGTGGGATTCGGCCTTAACCGCAATGATGAGGAGCCGATATTCGGAGCCACAACAAAGATCGACGGATACGAAGCAGTCACATTCCGCAACGGTCAGGAGGTCTGTCTGAGATTCCCATCCTTTTCACTCCTCTCAGGCCACTACTATTTCCTCGGCGTTCTCATGGATGATCATGCGCTTCACCTCTATGACATCAAGCGTACCAAGATGCTTCATGTCGAAAACTTCAAGGGTGAATTCGGAATTGTAACGATCGGGCATTCGTGGGAGTTTCCCAGGCTCGACCTTGCCGACAGCGACAGAAAATGA
- a CDS encoding glycosyltransferase family 4 protein, with protein MRICYLLESTELCGGVRVVFDQARALQKLGHRVTIRALRGDHLWYPYPVDVDYVSDLSAEFVRHEERQDIVIATFWTTVKPALRLSGRKRFHLCQGYEGDNREYADRKDLIEDSYKVPVPKLTVGDWLSKRLIDLFGSGGFAVHTIGQIVDLDLYRPLPFWKRWFSTERSGGTRVLVSGLFDASVKAIGDALQAVALLRESGIEVNLTRVSTSDTLTRENEITAVDEYLISVPPARMAAIYQASDLFIAPSLSHEGFGLPFGEALACGIPSVATAIPSHMSFDIDHDYACFVPEGDPPSIADAALNIMKDRDLRTRLRKRGIEVVRNKFRSDMVAARLESVFSEALKS; from the coding sequence ATGAGGATCTGTTATCTCCTAGAATCAACGGAACTCTGCGGCGGCGTGAGAGTTGTCTTTGATCAGGCGAGGGCTCTCCAGAAGCTCGGGCATAGGGTGACGATAAGGGCATTACGAGGAGATCATCTCTGGTATCCTTATCCTGTCGACGTCGATTACGTCTCAGATCTTTCGGCTGAATTTGTTCGTCATGAGGAGAGGCAGGACATTGTTATTGCGACCTTCTGGACGACGGTAAAGCCGGCTCTTCGACTGAGCGGCAGGAAGAGATTCCATTTGTGCCAGGGGTATGAAGGCGACAACAGAGAATATGCCGACAGGAAAGATCTTATCGAGGATTCCTATAAGGTGCCGGTCCCCAAATTGACGGTGGGAGACTGGCTTTCAAAGCGTCTCATTGATCTCTTCGGTTCCGGCGGATTTGCGGTTCATACGATAGGCCAGATCGTTGATCTCGATCTCTATAGGCCCTTGCCCTTTTGGAAGCGATGGTTTTCAACGGAACGCTCTGGGGGAACCAGGGTCCTTGTCTCGGGACTGTTCGATGCGTCTGTCAAGGCGATTGGCGACGCGTTGCAGGCCGTAGCCCTTCTGAGAGAAAGTGGCATTGAGGTCAATCTCACAAGGGTATCCACCAGTGACACATTGACACGAGAGAATGAAATTACTGCTGTCGATGAATACCTTATCAGTGTGCCGCCGGCAAGAATGGCGGCCATCTATCAGGCAAGCGATCTGTTCATCGCTCCTTCCCTATCTCATGAAGGATTTGGCCTTCCCTTTGGAGAGGCCCTTGCCTGCGGAATACCTTCAGTCGCTACAGCAATACCTTCTCACATGAGTTTCGATATCGACCACGATTATGCATGTTTTGTACCCGAGGGAGATCCACCCTCAATTGCAGATGCTGCGCTGAATATCATGAAGGACAGGGACCTCAGAACACGGCTCAGAAAGAGGGGAATTGAGGTCGTGAGGAACAAATTCAGAAGCGATATGGTTGCTGCCAGACTGGAATCGGTTTTTTCTGAAGCATTGAAGTCATGA